The following proteins are encoded in a genomic region of Nicotiana sylvestris chromosome 4, ASM39365v2, whole genome shotgun sequence:
- the LOC104218019 gene encoding probable calcium-binding protein CML25, translated as MLEMDHFFFRTDLNSNKLEKMVEYSVSRIPIYPQKNFILRIPRDMGFTSRFSRKSKVSPNNEDPSPSVSSPINSPATRKELNEKELKKVFERFDANGDEKISASEVNSALSSLGNGLKTEELEKMFSKVDSDGDGLINFDAFLHCYRVLEDIVDSFSLFDVDKNGFITADEFQNLFMTALGEEYSIKECRKLISAGDTDGDGTISYEEFRVMMVSSRFGGGNAGRGRSNP; from the coding sequence ATGTTAGAAATGGATCATTTTTTTTTTAGAACGGACCTAAATTCAAATAAACTGGAAAAGATGGTGGAGTACTCTGTTTCACGAATCCCCATATATCCTCAAAAAAATTTCATTCTCCGTATACCTAGAGATATGGGATTTACATCTCGGTTCAGTCGCAAGAGCAAGGTTTCGCCGAACAACGAAGACCCATCGCCGTCGGTGTCGTCGCCGATAAACTCTCCAGCCACGAGGAAAGAGCTAAACGAGAAAGAGCTAAAAAAAGTGTTCGAGAGGTTCGATGCGAATGGCGATGAGAAAATTTCAGCATCGGAAGTGAATTCCGCCCTGTCTAGCTTAGGAAACGGTCTTAAGACAGAAGAATTGGAGAAAATGTTCAGCAAAGTGGATTCCGACGGGGACGGGCTCATCAATTTTGATGCATTCCTCCATTGCTATAGAGTTTTGGAGGATATTGTGGATTCTTTCTCCTTGTTTGATGTGGACAAGAATGGTTTCATCACTGCTGATGAGTTTCAGAACCTGTTTATGACGGCTCTGGGGGAAGAATATTCGATTAAAGAGTGCCGGAAACTGATCAGCGCCGGTGATACTGACGGCGATGGTACGATCAGTTACGAGGAATTTAGGGTTATGATGGTTAGTTCCAGGTTTGGGGGTGGAAATGCGGGTCGGGGCAGGTCAAACCCTTAA